In Serinus canaria isolate serCan28SL12 chromosome 4, serCan2020, whole genome shotgun sequence, the sequence CCTGAATGTTAAAGTTAGGTGAAGAtgcagggaggcaggcaggaagaTACTGAGCATCATTTGCTACAGgtcattattttaaatgtgaattttcacATGTCAAAAGGTATTACAGAAATAAGCACACAACAATGTGTGACGTGTGCCATGATGCAGCTGGCAAAATGGAGCTGGGATTCTCCATGACACAAGGTGAACACCAGGACACGTCAATCTCTTACATCTTCTGCTATTATTTTCAAGGGCATACGGACTGGAAACATTTCAAAACTTGAGAAACACACtgagaaactgaaggaaatgaaacatCTGATAGACATAAAACTTACCTTGCATGAAACTGTAGCTTAAAATTTGGTTTCTGCCTCCTGCAAATATGTTTGTACTTCATGACAGAGCTGGATCCACAGGAGGAATCATAGGTGCTAGGGAGCAGCACCTCATCATAGCCAGGGAATTCTAGAGAACACACTGGTATAGGTAAAAAAGGTAACATAATGAAGATGGGAGGATATCAGCAGTCCATAACCTCTGACTTTAGTCTGTACTAGGTAGCAGTGACTCAACATTTTACAGATCAGAACATAAATAATTCCTAATAAAGACCCTGGAGGAAATATGACTTCTCCTCCAGAGATTTCCCACGTTAAATGGTTCCTAGGCCATGATGAAAGTTCACCTTACACTTGTATCTGGGACACATCCTCCAAAGTAATTCTCGTGCACGTAGGAGAAGTCCTCGCTTGTTGAAGTGAGACATCTCTTGTTTAATTGTCTTGTAGCTCTCCTGGGCCTGCTGCCAGTGAATGGCTCCCACTACAGGTACCAAGCCAAATAAATACCTGCTGTGGAAAGGTACACAGCCCAAGTCTGAAACAAAGGAGCCAAATCATTTCCTGCATGTATGAATTAAGGACTGGATAATGTGAAGGCAACTGAGCCATGAGGTTTGTTGTCTTTATGCACCTATTCAGGGCCTGCCTGAGCTGGGACTGCTTCCTGTGTCCCAGTAACCCCGAGACCCAGGCTAAGGACACTGAgagatttcacagaatcacgGAATCCTGGCGTGTCTTCACACAGCAGCTTGTCCTAAAGAGCTGGGTGACTTGAATGGGAGCTTCAGTGAGGCAAATAGAAACCTTGTGGTGAGTTCTGTCCCAGCTACACTGACACCATCACTCACAACAACTAATTTAAACTTAATTCAAAATGACCTTCAAGGTCCCCCTCCAATCCAAGCCATTTCATGATTCTATCTGTTCCACCTACGCTCAGTGCATGGCAAACTTATCTATAATGAAagagggcagcaggcagggaaaaacTCAGCTTTCTAAAGTGATGCTGTCTGCTCCCTATCTTTTCTGTACTTGCTAAAGGCATTTTGCCAAAGGTGCTGAAGGGAAACAGGAGAGAGGGAACAATTGAAGAGAGTCACTCCACAGCTCAGCCTTGTTGCTGCTGTCATCTGGACTGAAGAGGCCTTATTGACATTCCCAGAGAAGGGAGCTAGAAGCAATCTGAAGAAGTCTGCAGGTACAAAGCCTTGCTCAGGCAGATGGTCTTGCATGTTGAAATAGTCCCAGAGACACCCATTTTCCTTGTTCCAGGCCTGTTTGTGCAAGCCCTGACTCAGAGGACCAGGCTCTGTACCATCTGCTGCACCGCAGCATGTCCGTGACCTGactgctgctcctcttggcacagggctctgaggcagagctggctgcagagtTTCACACATTGCTGCTCCACGGCTACAAACAGCCTCACACTCCAGACCCCGGGAGACATCTGGAATTTCCTCAGCAGTAAGCACTGTGGAATGAGTCTGATGGGTCAGTTCTTGTGAGCAGGCATACAAGCATAAAGCCAAGTGCTGTCACGTAAGCTGTCCTTACTCATGTGTACTGTCCAAGAGCAGTGTGTAATCTGGCTGCTCACGAGTGACGATGAGTGATCCACTCCCCACATCATCCCGAGCTGGATCTGCCAACGATAATTGCAATGTCCCAAAGCAGATTTTGTGCACCGTCCTACCTGCTTGTTGCCTCAGTTTGCTCATGCTGGGCAAATCCTTCTTCCTGCAAAGAACATGGCACTTCCTTGGGACAGCCGTACGGGGAACTCACAGTCCCAGACTTGTGTGGCTATAACCTGGAGGGAATGGTGATTCCACCTCCATGATCTCAAGGGATCTCAAGGGATCTCAGTGAAGGTTTCTGATTAATGGCTGCCCCTAAGCTGACCATGTAGCCTCCTTTTAAGACCAAGCTAAAAGCCAGATGCTCCCAAGGATATCTTACCAAGCTGCATCTGGTAGGGGTCCAAATTAGTCATTAGATATTTCCTGATAACATGGGGCAATCACCATTTGTTTGTGACATACAAtcttcctgcagggctgatctCCTGAGGGACAAAGCCAGCAGCTGTaggaagcagctgagctgtaGATGATTGAGCCCAGGAATGAGAGTCTTTGCTGCTATCTCCTTAATCCCTTTTTAGGACTGCTTTACATGCTGTATCTTATCTGTTTTGGGTCCTGACTCAGTTTTGCTCTCAGACAGTTCATTAATCTAAGGCAATCAGGCAGATGGGGCAAGACATagcagcctgtccctggaaCAAATTGATTTGATGAACCCCACTCACGTCCACAAAAGTCTGTGCAAGAAAACAgatttgctaaaaaaaaaaaaacaaacaaactccaaaaaaaaaacccaaccaaaaaccaAGACAAATAAAGTGCAACATTCTATTTTGTACTAAAAGTCATTACAAAAGAAAGTGTGCTGAGCATAACTGATCTAAACctatgtgtaaaaaaaaaattagaaaacctgcatctcattttcattaaaagctCCTAGAAAACTGCTATTTTGCTTCTTTATAACTGAACTTAGCAAAATGCCTTGAGAGGAATGAAGAAAGAGAGTGACCTCTGTTTGCAACGGCGTGGAACAGAAGGCTTTCAGTGGTGGAGTGTAGGTATggaaatctgaggaaaaaaagatttccGGTTTTCAAAATCTAGGTGAATGAAGGGGTGCTCAGGAGAGCAATGCCCACTGAGTAAGAGTGCGTGGTTGCACACGGTTGGGCAGCAAGGCAAGCTCCAGAACCCAAATTCCCCTTTGGCTCAGCACCTTGCACCCTGAAAGCTAACGGAGAGCGCCCACAAAAAGCCGCCGCTCCTTTGGAAGACTGGGGTCCCAGCAGACCCTGGGCGATTCTCGGGACGGTGCAGTGCCAGGCTTCCCTCCCTCCCGGACCTGAAGGAGCCGCTGTGCCGGGAGCAGCCGCTCTTCTCTCTCCGCCCTGCTCCTTTGGCGGCACACACCCACTGGTGGAAAGGGGCCAACGGGGTACTGCCCCCCGGCTCCACTCCGGGAAATTCCCCGGCAGCTCCCGGTAGGgaataaaagcaggaaagggaaagggggcCGCCTCGCCGGCTCCTGCACCCTCTCCGTCGCCAGCACTAGCCATGAACCCTCAcctccgcctcctcctcctcctggccgCCGCCGCTCTTTGCCAGGGTAAGCGACAGAGCCGGGATTACCCATCCGTCCGCGGCCGGGACTCGGCAGGGGTGCGCGGGGGGCCGGGCCCGTCCGGGGGCCGGGGGATTTCGGGGGACCCCGGAGCCGAGGCTCAGAAggctcctctctcctgccaggTGCGCCGCTGGCCGGCGAGCTGCGCTGCCGCTGCGTGCGGACCGTGTCCGAGGTGATCCCGCCGCGGCGCCTGGCCCGCCTGGAGTTCCTCGCCGAGGGGCCGCACTGCGCCGTGCCCGAGGTCATGTAAGTGCCCGACCTCAGCCCCGGCCCGCCGAACCGGCCCCGGCCTCACCCCCTCCCTGTCTCGCCTGCAGAGCCACGACGAAGCAGGGACAGATGATCTGCCTGGACCCCGTCGCTCCCTGGGTCAAGCTCCTGGTCACCAGGATCCTCCGCAGGTACCTGCCGGGCCAGCTGTGGCCAGCGCCTGGGGCCAAACTTACTTCTTGGGGGGGTCAAACCCAAGAATAACGAGCCACATTCTGTTATTGATTCCTGCGGGAAATCTGGTTAGTTACACCAAACGTGTCCAGAAAGTGGCTTCTTTGCTGGGGAAGAGACAACCCAGCAGGTTGTCAGGGAGAGGATGCACAACAAATGCCTGATTAATTGCAAATCTAGCCTCAGTACGTTCCATCATCACCATCAGGCATCTTTTCCACACCCTCTGTGGGATTTATTATCTGGTCTATGCAAGAAAAC encodes:
- the LOC103823469 gene encoding alveolar macrophage chemotactic factor-like, encoding MNPHLRLLLLLAAAALCQGAPLAGELRCRCVRTVSEVIPPRRLARLEFLAEGPHCAVPEVIATTKQGQMICLDPVAPWVKLLVTRILRSSPNAL